From one Desulfurobacterium thermolithotrophum DSM 11699 genomic stretch:
- the fsa gene encoding fructose-6-phosphate aldolase, which yields MKFFIDTADINEIKAAMEMGMVDGVTTNPTLISKTGRPFLEVAKEIVETVPGPVSLEVVSLDAQGMINEARQLAKFGDNVVIKIPMTTEGLKAVKTLSKEGIKTNVTLVFSPLQALLAAKAGATYVSPFVGRLDDIGHDGMELISQIVQIYDNYGFNTEIIVASIRHPQHVLQAALLGADIATIPFKVIKQLAKHPLTDIGLERFLEDWAKVPGKDSIFE from the coding sequence ATGAAGTTTTTCATAGACACTGCCGACATAAACGAAATAAAGGCTGCAATGGAAATGGGAATGGTTGACGGGGTTACAACTAACCCAACTCTCATTTCAAAAACGGGAAGACCATTCCTTGAGGTTGCAAAGGAAATAGTAGAAACAGTTCCTGGTCCTGTGAGTTTAGAAGTAGTTAGCTTAGACGCTCAAGGAATGATAAACGAAGCAAGACAACTTGCAAAGTTTGGAGATAACGTTGTCATAAAAATACCAATGACGACAGAAGGTTTAAAAGCAGTAAAAACACTTTCTAAGGAAGGAATAAAAACAAACGTCACTCTTGTATTTTCACCTCTTCAAGCACTTCTTGCAGCAAAGGCTGGAGCTACTTACGTTTCTCCATTTGTTGGAAGACTTGACGACATTGGACATGATGGAATGGAATTAATATCTCAGATTGTTCAAATTTATGATAACTACGGATTTAATACAGAAATTATCGTTGCCAGTATAAGACACCCTCAACATGTTCTTCAGGCAGCACTTCTTGGTGCAGATATTGCAACAATACCATTTAAAGTAATAAAGCAGTTAGCAAAACATCCACTAACAGACATAGGACTAGAAAGATTTTTGGAAGATTGGGCAAAAGTACCAGGAAAGGATTCTATTTTTGAATAA
- a CDS encoding iron hydrogenase small subunit, whose translation MKEERTLPYQYEEKPASTLISRRTFLKVTGAIVSVIAISGYAITDLLKKRNKYIKMRQAGLYKDDQRLQKKGLAASYENPVVQKFYKEFAGHPLSEVSEHLLHTKYVVRSNLKIGGGEHGC comes from the coding sequence ATGAAAGAAGAAAGAACGCTCCCTTATCAGTATGAAGAAAAACCAGCTTCGACTTTAATAAGTAGAAGAACCTTCTTAAAAGTTACAGGAGCTATAGTATCAGTTATAGCAATAAGTGGATACGCTATAACTGATCTTTTAAAGAAGAGAAATAAGTATATAAAGATGAGGCAGGCTGGCCTTTATAAAGATGACCAAAGACTACAGAAAAAGGGATTAGCAGCATCATACGAAAACCCTGTAGTACAAAAGTTTTATAAAGAATTTGCAGGTCATCCTTTAAGTGAAGTTTCAGAACACCTTCTTCATACAAAGTATGTTGTGAGATCTAACCTCAAAATAGGTGGAGGAGAACATGGCTGCTAA
- a CDS encoding cytochrome b/b6 domain-containing protein → MAAKEERVLRFPASEKVFHNINAITWYILAITGILAFFKLVPKSTAETLMQIHIWVGVIFTVNFIAFVLIAPDRFYIMLKNLLEWDKDSFAWFKNLGGYPRKFGIPFGAKETAPQGKYNAGQKIAYLLFIFMIFGLIVTGWVLYFLKHALGKELFLLMFYFHVWGSIITTLLVTFVHLPLSLINIEDFKAMWRFGSGYMPFEAAEHHSPKWVERDLVQIEPMKKQ, encoded by the coding sequence ATGGCTGCTAAAGAAGAAAGGGTACTAAGATTTCCGGCTTCTGAAAAAGTGTTTCATAACATCAATGCTATTACCTGGTACATTTTAGCTATAACAGGAATTCTTGCCTTTTTCAAACTAGTTCCTAAAAGTACAGCAGAAACTTTAATGCAAATTCATATTTGGGTAGGAGTGATTTTTACAGTAAACTTTATTGCCTTTGTTTTAATAGCTCCAGATAGGTTCTACATAATGCTTAAGAACCTTTTGGAGTGGGATAAAGATTCATTTGCTTGGTTTAAGAATTTAGGTGGTTATCCAAGAAAGTTTGGTATTCCTTTTGGTGCAAAAGAAACTGCTCCACAGGGTAAGTACAATGCAGGTCAGAAAATAGCATATCTTCTATTTATCTTTATGATATTCGGTTTAATTGTAACAGGATGGGTGCTTTATTTCCTTAAACATGCACTTGGAAAAGAGCTCTTTCTTCTAATGTTTTACTTCCATGTATGGGGTTCAATAATTACTACTCTTCTTGTGACTTTTGTTCATTTACCTCTTTCTTTAATTAACATAGAAGACTTTAAGGCTATGTGGAGATTTGGTAGCGGATATATGCCTTTTGAAGCTGCTGAGCACCACTCACCTAAGTGGGTAGAGAGAGATTTAGTTCAGATTGAGCCCATGAAAAAACAGTAA
- a CDS encoding NYN domain-containing protein — translation MKAQELIDRDKITSHLRVAVFVDMQNIYYGAKNTLKKKVDFKRLLELGVRGRTLYRAIAYLVDLDKVNQDSFIYVLRSLGYEVKLKEPKKFYSWDKIEYKADWDMGIAIDAIAMAENGKIDVVVLMSGDGDFVDLINFLKAKGIKVEVISFRSITAKELIHAANEYIDLGEIGDYIVLEEKENGDISNSSRSFFG, via the coding sequence GTGAAGGCACAAGAGCTAATAGATAGAGATAAAATAACTTCCCATTTAAGAGTAGCTGTTTTTGTTGATATGCAAAATATTTACTACGGCGCTAAAAATACTCTGAAGAAAAAAGTTGACTTTAAAAGATTATTGGAGCTAGGAGTAAGAGGAAGAACTCTTTATAGAGCAATTGCTTATCTTGTTGATCTTGATAAGGTAAATCAGGATAGTTTTATCTATGTTTTAAGAAGTCTTGGTTACGAAGTAAAGCTAAAAGAACCTAAAAAGTTTTATAGCTGGGATAAGATAGAATATAAAGCTGATTGGGATATGGGAATAGCCATTGATGCTATTGCAATGGCAGAAAATGGAAAGATTGACGTTGTTGTTTTAATGAGCGGAGATGGTGATTTTGTTGATTTAATAAACTTTCTCAAAGCAAAGGGAATAAAGGTGGAAGTTATTTCTTTTAGATCTATAACTGCAAAAGAACTCATTCACGCAGCTAATGAATACATTGATCTTGGTGAAATAGGAGACTACATCGTTTTAGAGGAGAAGGAAAATGGAGATATTAGCAATTCCAGCCGGTCCTTTTTTGGTTAA
- a CDS encoding metal-dependent hydrolase, producing MTAGTHILGGILLAAFFQLPIIPAAFGSVLPDIDLKKGLPFRQNRTLFNSHRGITHHIAIPIVLVFLSLYLRDHYSYEIGRYFLSFSIGYASHILLDILNPLGVPFSFKYYPRLSLKLVRSGKFGEIFVILTLVVMLIYFVDSGKLSYAGFIDKDILEVLKKLIEEVRG from the coding sequence ATGACAGCAGGTACTCATATCTTAGGAGGAATTCTCCTTGCTGCGTTTTTTCAATTACCCATAATTCCGGCAGCTTTTGGAAGTGTTTTACCAGATATTGACTTGAAAAAGGGATTGCCATTTAGACAAAATAGAACCCTTTTTAACTCTCACAGAGGAATTACACATCATATTGCTATACCAATAGTCTTAGTTTTTCTTTCTCTATATCTTAGAGATCATTACAGCTACGAAATAGGACGCTACTTCCTTTCTTTTTCAATAGGTTACGCTTCTCACATTCTTCTTGATATTCTAAATCCTCTTGGAGTTCCATTCTCTTTTAAGTACTATCCTCGTTTATCTTTAAAACTTGTTCGTTCAGGAAAATTTGGTGAAATTTTTGTTATACTTACGCTAGTTGTAATGCTGATTTATTTTGTAGATTCAGGAAAACTTAGCTACGCAGGATTCATAGACAAAGATATTCTCGAAGTTCTAAAAAAGTTAATAGAGGAGGTTAGAGGATGA
- a CDS encoding MBL fold metallo-hydrolase, with protein MEILAIPAGPFLVNTLLVWDKESKCAAIVDPGDKKSIEEIEDILSRKDLNVKYIINTHEHPDHIAANAWAKLKFPKADLIMHEEAAKHLNFWVESEIGELAGAEYSPSPEKTLKDEDELKLGNFNFKIIHSPGHSPGSIVLFSPKADVAIVGDLIFKGSIGRYDLPMSNRHELKRSVVKVLNQLNPDTLIIPGHGPRTTVKEEINNNPFIREFIG; from the coding sequence ATGGAGATATTAGCAATTCCAGCCGGTCCTTTTTTGGTTAACACTTTACTTGTTTGGGATAAGGAAAGTAAGTGTGCTGCTATAGTTGATCCTGGTGATAAAAAGTCTATTGAAGAGATAGAGGACATACTTTCTAGGAAAGACCTTAACGTAAAGTACATAATAAACACTCATGAACATCCTGATCACATAGCTGCAAATGCATGGGCAAAGCTAAAATTTCCTAAGGCCGATTTAATAATGCACGAAGAAGCAGCTAAGCATTTAAACTTTTGGGTTGAAAGTGAAATCGGAGAACTTGCAGGTGCAGAGTATTCTCCATCTCCAGAAAAAACTTTAAAAGATGAAGACGAGCTAAAACTTGGAAACTTTAATTTCAAAATTATTCACTCTCCTGGTCATTCTCCTGGAAGTATTGTCTTATTTTCTCCAAAAGCAGATGTAGCAATTGTTGGAGACCTAATATTCAAGGGAAGTATAGGTAGATACGATCTTCCTATGAGTAATCGCCATGAACTTAAACGTTCAGTAGTAAAAGTTTTAAATCAGCTAAATCCTGATACGCTTATCATTCCAGGACACGGCCCTAGAACAACTGTAAAAGAAGAAATAAATAACAATCCTTTTATAAGAGAGTTTATAGGATGA
- a CDS encoding MBL fold metallo-hydrolase, producing MENLKILYDNRALPDYREDWGFAALIELSDETILFDTGAKPEVLAENLEKFGVNIEEVDVVFISHNHWDHVGGLPYILKKNRDFELFVPEPDCVEFEENLPESVVCVPITTPTYISERAVSTGIMETGIEKPSFEHSLIVSTAEGFVLLTGCSHPGIVEIAKKAVTICGEELFLIVGGFHLYRSPDEKIIEVAEELKKFTRFVAPCHCTGERGIELFKEILKDRFVEAAAGVEIPLE from the coding sequence ATGGAAAATCTAAAGATCCTTTACGATAATAGAGCTCTCCCTGACTATAGAGAAGATTGGGGATTTGCTGCTCTTATAGAGCTCTCAGACGAAACTATACTTTTTGATACAGGTGCAAAACCGGAGGTTCTTGCAGAAAATTTAGAAAAGTTTGGTGTAAATATTGAGGAAGTAGATGTTGTTTTTATATCTCATAACCACTGGGATCACGTCGGAGGATTACCGTACATTTTGAAGAAAAATAGGGACTTTGAGCTTTTTGTTCCTGAGCCAGATTGTGTAGAGTTTGAAGAAAACCTGCCAGAAAGTGTTGTGTGCGTTCCAATAACTACACCGACTTACATATCAGAAAGAGCAGTCTCTACGGGTATAATGGAAACGGGAATTGAAAAACCTTCCTTTGAGCATTCTCTAATAGTGAGTACAGCAGAAGGTTTTGTCTTATTAACAGGTTGTAGTCATCCTGGAATAGTCGAGATAGCTAAGAAAGCTGTGACAATCTGTGGAGAGGAACTGTTCCTCATAGTTGGTGGATTTCACCTTTATAGATCACCAGATGAGAAAATCATCGAAGTGGCTGAAGAACTTAAAAAGTTTACTCGCTTTGTTGCTCCCTGTCACTGTACAGGAGAGAGAGGAATAGAACTTTTCAAGGAAATCTTGAAAGATAGATTTGTAGAAGCAGCAGCTGGTGTGGAAATCCCGCTCGAATAG
- a CDS encoding KH domain-containing protein, translating to MNSNKLVDNPDAVYVVETEGERTIIIELKVDPKDLGKVIGRQGRTAKALRTLLSAAATKIGKRAVLEIIE from the coding sequence TTGAACTCGAACAAACTAGTTGATAATCCTGATGCTGTTTACGTTGTAGAGACAGAAGGAGAAAGAACAATTATTATTGAGCTTAAGGTAGATCCAAAAGATCTTGGAAAAGTAATTGGTAGACAAGGAAGAACTGCAAAAGCTTTGAGAACTCTTCTTTCTGCAGCTGCAACAAAGATAGGAAAGAGAGCTGTTCTTGAGATAATTGAGTAG
- the ffh gene encoding signal recognition particle protein, which translates to MFDALAEKVQSAIEKIGRKGRIDEETLEKGLREIKLALLEADVNYRVVSNFIKDIKEKALGAKVIKGVNPAQQLVKIVHDELVQTLGGEAEKLNLKGKPSVILLIGLQGSGKTTTAAKLANYLKKQGKRVLLTSVDVYRPAAMLQLKKLGDQIGIPVFLEEKEKDAVKIAKDALLKAKDESYDVLVVDTAGRLHIDEELLEEARKIKEEVVPDETLFVIDSMTGQESVNIAKAFDERVGMTGIVLTKMDSDARGGVALSVKGVTGKPIKFAGVGEKIDDFEPFYPDRVASRILGMGDIVSLVEKAQEVIDEKEALSMQEKLLSGEFTLEDFRQQLRMIQRLGPLQQIIRMIPGLSSQKMLKQLEKAIDDKKLKRIEAIINSMTPEERRNHAIINASRKRRIAKGSGTSVKEVDALIKQFVQAKMAMKQMKKMQRKMAKKGGRFPFPFM; encoded by the coding sequence ATGTTTGATGCTTTAGCAGAAAAAGTTCAATCTGCAATAGAAAAAATTGGCAGAAAAGGAAGAATAGATGAAGAGACTCTAGAAAAAGGTCTTAGAGAAATAAAACTAGCTCTTCTTGAAGCTGATGTTAACTACAGGGTTGTTTCAAACTTTATCAAAGATATTAAAGAGAAAGCCCTAGGAGCCAAGGTAATAAAAGGGGTAAATCCAGCACAGCAGCTTGTAAAAATAGTTCACGACGAGCTTGTTCAAACTCTTGGTGGAGAAGCAGAAAAACTTAACTTAAAAGGAAAACCTTCTGTTATTCTTTTAATTGGTCTTCAAGGTTCGGGTAAGACTACAACGGCAGCAAAGTTAGCAAATTACTTGAAAAAACAAGGGAAAAGAGTACTTCTGACATCTGTTGACGTTTATAGACCTGCTGCAATGCTTCAGCTTAAAAAGCTTGGAGATCAGATTGGGATTCCGGTATTTCTTGAAGAAAAAGAAAAGGATGCTGTAAAGATTGCAAAAGATGCTCTCTTGAAGGCTAAAGATGAAAGCTATGATGTTCTCGTTGTTGATACAGCTGGAAGACTTCACATTGATGAAGAGCTACTTGAAGAAGCAAGGAAAATAAAAGAAGAAGTTGTTCCTGATGAAACACTTTTTGTTATTGATTCAATGACTGGTCAGGAATCTGTAAATATTGCAAAAGCTTTTGATGAAAGAGTGGGAATGACAGGAATTGTTCTTACAAAGATGGATTCAGATGCAAGAGGAGGGGTAGCTTTATCTGTTAAAGGTGTAACAGGTAAACCTATAAAATTTGCAGGTGTGGGTGAAAAAATTGATGACTTTGAGCCTTTTTATCCAGATAGAGTCGCGTCACGAATCCTTGGAATGGGAGATATTGTTTCCTTGGTTGAAAAGGCACAAGAAGTAATAGATGAAAAAGAAGCTCTTTCTATGCAGGAAAAGCTTTTGTCTGGTGAGTTTACCTTAGAAGATTTTAGACAACAACTTAGAATGATACAGAGATTAGGACCTCTTCAACAGATAATTAGGATGATTCCAGGACTTTCCAGTCAAAAAATGTTAAAGCAACTTGAAAAAGCAATAGATGATAAGAAGCTAAAAAGGATTGAGGCTATAATAAATTCAATGACTCCGGAAGAGCGTAGAAATCATGCAATTATAAACGCTAGTAGAAAAAGGAGAATTGCAAAAGGTAGTGGAACATCGGTTAAAGAGGTTGATGCTCTTATAAAACAGTTTGTTCAAGCAAAGATGGCTATGAAGCAGATGAAGAAAATGCAGAGGAAGATGGCTAAGAAAGGTGGAAGATTTCCATTTCCTTTTATGTAA
- a CDS encoding SIR2 family NAD-dependent protein deacylase, translating to MKDIEKLSEILKSFQSVAVLTGAGVSAESGIPTFRGKDGLWNKYDPTELATFEAFEEDPLRVWKWHLWRMRLIANAKPNHAHYAISEMERLFPDFLLITQNVDSLHKIAGSKKLVELHGNIFEGKCRYCGKRYNEKELFNLFPLADRKFLKGLREEDFRKRILEGLEAKDLPKCSICGNFVGPGVVWFGENLPEDALQKAFQAAEKSKIFFSIGTSALVQPAASLPLIAKKKGAVLVEINIDKTLISSYCNFVFRDSASKVLPSILSILKEHK from the coding sequence ATGAAAGACATAGAAAAGCTTTCAGAAATACTTAAAAGTTTCCAATCAGTTGCCGTTCTTACAGGTGCTGGTGTAAGTGCCGAAAGCGGCATTCCTACGTTTCGTGGAAAAGATGGACTGTGGAATAAGTACGATCCAACAGAACTTGCGACATTTGAAGCCTTTGAAGAAGACCCTTTAAGAGTTTGGAAATGGCACCTATGGAGAATGAGACTCATAGCAAACGCAAAACCTAATCACGCTCATTATGCGATTTCTGAAATGGAAAGGTTATTTCCTGACTTTCTTCTCATAACTCAAAATGTAGACAGTCTTCACAAAATAGCTGGTTCTAAAAAACTTGTAGAGCTCCACGGCAACATTTTTGAAGGAAAGTGTAGGTACTGTGGTAAAAGATACAATGAGAAAGAACTTTTCAACCTATTTCCCCTTGCAGATAGGAAATTCCTGAAAGGACTAAGAGAGGAAGATTTCAGAAAAAGAATTTTAGAGGGTTTAGAGGCAAAAGATTTACCAAAGTGTTCTATTTGTGGAAACTTTGTTGGTCCCGGAGTTGTCTGGTTTGGCGAAAATCTCCCCGAAGATGCTCTCCAGAAAGCTTTTCAAGCAGCAGAGAAAAGCAAAATCTTTTTCTCCATTGGAACATCAGCATTGGTTCAACCAGCAGCTTCTTTGCCGCTAATTGCAAAGAAAAAGGGAGCAGTTCTTGTTGAGATCAATATAGATAAAACTCTTATATCTTCCTATTGTAACTTTGTTTTTCGAGATTCAGCTTCTAAAGTTTTACCTTCTATTCTTTCAATACTAAAAGAACATAAGTAA
- a CDS encoding [Fe-Fe] hydrogenase large subunit C-terminal domain-containing protein — translation MDNKVSRVATFPPPPDARVKGHSPLGTYRPGELKGIVRINQDKCVGCDTCKGHCPADAIKGGLGVAHSVDIMRCINCGQCLVNCPFGAIEQMSFVDEVAKKLSDPEVTVVALIAPAVRVAIAEEFGAPPGTLTVGRLHNALKKLGFKIYETNLAADQTIMEEGFEFIAKVRYWLLGERDEELKEIAHHPLPHFTSCCPGWIRYAEIYYPQLLPHISGAKSPQQMAGASAKTWAALNIWNVDPRKVYTVGIMPCTAKIFEASRPEFKSAWEFLKEKGSIPEDTPPFPDVDAVLTTRDLATLFKMKGINPLELPEKEKEEEPGEIYTGAATIFGNSGGVMEAALRTTYYVLSGKKPPNWNIYGVRGHTTGLKEMEIPIPLKSGETIRIRVAVVNGIKNHLDKIVEDVIKGTSPYHFIEVMNCPGGCINGGGQPINPMGTSWIDPLLPLRLKA, via the coding sequence ATGGATAACAAGGTCTCAAGAGTAGCCACTTTTCCCCCACCTCCAGACGCAAGAGTAAAAGGACATTCACCGTTAGGTACTTATAGACCAGGAGAACTAAAAGGAATAGTAAGGATCAATCAAGATAAGTGTGTAGGATGTGATACTTGTAAAGGACACTGTCCTGCAGATGCTATAAAAGGAGGACTAGGTGTAGCTCATTCAGTAGATATCATGAGATGTATTAATTGTGGTCAGTGTTTAGTTAACTGTCCTTTTGGTGCTATTGAGCAAATGAGTTTTGTTGATGAAGTGGCTAAAAAGCTTTCTGATCCAGAAGTAACTGTTGTAGCATTAATAGCTCCAGCAGTTCGTGTGGCAATAGCAGAAGAGTTTGGAGCTCCTCCTGGAACACTAACAGTTGGGCGTCTTCATAATGCGCTAAAGAAATTAGGTTTTAAGATTTATGAAACTAACCTAGCAGCTGACCAGACAATAATGGAAGAAGGTTTTGAGTTTATAGCCAAGGTAAGATACTGGCTTCTTGGAGAAAGGGATGAAGAGCTAAAGGAAATAGCACATCATCCACTTCCTCACTTTACAAGTTGTTGTCCTGGATGGATCAGATATGCAGAAATATACTATCCACAGCTTCTTCCACATATATCCGGAGCAAAATCTCCTCAACAAATGGCAGGTGCTTCAGCAAAAACTTGGGCTGCCCTAAATATTTGGAATGTAGATCCAAGGAAGGTTTATACAGTTGGAATAATGCCTTGTACAGCTAAGATATTTGAAGCAAGCAGACCAGAATTTAAATCAGCTTGGGAGTTTTTGAAAGAAAAAGGTTCTATTCCAGAAGATACTCCTCCATTTCCAGATGTTGATGCAGTACTTACAACAAGAGATTTAGCAACATTGTTCAAAATGAAAGGTATTAATCCTTTAGAGTTACCTGAGAAAGAAAAAGAGGAAGAACCAGGAGAAATTTACACGGGAGCTGCAACCATATTTGGTAATAGCGGTGGAGTTATGGAAGCAGCTCTTAGAACAACTTATTATGTTCTTTCCGGAAAGAAGCCACCTAACTGGAATATTTATGGAGTAAGAGGACATACAACAGGATTAAAGGAAATGGAAATTCCAATTCCTCTTAAGTCAGGTGAGACAATAAGGATAAGAGTAGCAGTGGTTAACGGAATAAAGAATCACCTAGATAAAATCGTTGAAGATGTAATAAAAGGAACATCGCCGTATCACTTTATAGAAGTAATGAACTGTCCAGGTGGTTGTATAAACGGAGGAGGACAACCAATTAATCCAATGGGAACATCCTGGATAGACCCATTACTTCCTTTAAGATTGAAAGCTTAA
- a CDS encoding cation diffusion facilitator family transporter, with product MVEEKKKIALYSVFLNLFLSLLKIIAGIISGSAALVADGVHSVADFAAALSVYAGIVIANKKVNGFPYGLYKVENVISLVSAFAIFFAGYEIARDVLFSQSKMEIENLPVAIGAIITTITLTYLFSKYERKKGEELNSPSLIADSEHIKTDMLSSIIVLTGILGNYFGYPIIEKIAVLIVVLFIFHSGFEIMLESLKVILDASIDRETLEKIKKIMLSYPLISRVKSVTGRSSGSYKFIEAEVCVSTDSLEKAHSLIHEIEERIKRDIPFIEKIIIHFEPEEKKKLIYAIPIEENEERVCGRFGECPKILLLEKEKNELKKLAIFRNPASNMQFGKCIELVEFLISKGVNCIAVNSLPLGKGVIFALSNYGVGMKLIPEEDLSVFIEKLKQEPTCEPPLAIWNRFVCDISNGGSSEGTRANR from the coding sequence ATGGTAGAAGAGAAAAAGAAAATAGCCCTTTATTCTGTTTTTCTAAACCTTTTTTTATCTCTTTTAAAGATTATTGCCGGAATAATCTCTGGTTCTGCGGCACTAGTTGCAGATGGAGTTCATTCTGTAGCTGATTTTGCAGCTGCTTTATCAGTTTATGCAGGTATAGTCATAGCTAATAAAAAAGTAAATGGTTTTCCTTATGGACTTTACAAAGTAGAAAATGTAATTTCTTTAGTTAGTGCTTTTGCAATATTCTTTGCAGGCTATGAAATAGCAAGAGACGTTTTATTTAGCCAAAGCAAAATGGAAATAGAAAATCTTCCTGTGGCTATCGGAGCTATTATTACTACGATTACACTTACTTATTTATTCTCAAAATACGAAAGAAAAAAAGGAGAAGAACTGAATTCTCCTAGTCTTATTGCAGATTCTGAACATATAAAGACTGATATGCTCTCTTCTATTATCGTTCTTACCGGTATTCTTGGAAACTACTTTGGTTATCCAATAATTGAGAAAATAGCTGTTCTTATAGTTGTACTATTCATTTTTCACTCAGGTTTTGAAATAATGTTAGAATCTTTAAAAGTTATTCTTGATGCTTCTATAGATAGGGAAACTCTTGAGAAAATAAAGAAAATAATGCTTTCTTATCCTCTAATCTCCCGTGTCAAGTCAGTAACAGGAAGAAGTTCTGGAAGCTATAAGTTTATTGAAGCAGAAGTCTGTGTTTCTACAGACAGTCTTGAAAAAGCTCATAGTCTCATACATGAAATTGAAGAAAGAATAAAAAGAGACATCCCATTTATAGAAAAGATAATTATCCATTTTGAACCTGAAGAAAAAAAGAAACTTATCTATGCTATTCCAATAGAAGAAAATGAAGAGAGAGTGTGCGGAAGGTTTGGCGAATGTCCTAAGATTCTTCTATTAGAAAAAGAAAAAAATGAACTGAAAAAATTAGCAATTTTTAGAAATCCTGCTTCCAATATGCAATTTGGCAAATGTATCGAATTAGTAGAGTTTTTAATTTCTAAAGGAGTTAATTGCATAGCTGTAAATTCACTTCCCTTAGGTAAGGGAGTAATTTTTGCTCTATCAAACTATGGAGTAGGAATGAAGTTAATACCAGAAGAAGATTTATCTGTTTTTATCGAAAAACTAAAACAAGAGCCAACTTGTGAGCCTCCTCTTGCTATATGGAATAGATTTGTCTGTGATATTTCTAACGGAGGTTCTAGTGAAGGCACAAGAGCTAATAGATAG